In the genome of Oscillospiraceae bacterium, one region contains:
- a CDS encoding metallophosphoesterase: protein MKKSVSILLSVVMALGLACFSGCQTAPKSERTDIVVISDLHLYVDDTYERTEYDQQVIADFLEMIRTSETVAELVINGDLFDQWVVPLDYEISDMASFDDLIAANNQVIVDAINAIITDGEIKVTFVPGNHDMTFDAQEAERVFPGINQARDAVGLGTYTAMGGEIAIEHGDRYNFVCGPDPISNRDITQSDSIVPVGYFFTRIAVTSAQEKVTVSADIVPPIAQDMIDQSQMNRYFNYMSWAAVLSQLPLSEYYADKIIKTNFDGYTDTYAIADLLPYLTEDGTIEANLYGDVADNWAERQQLNNVAVPIDVVTAMMNAGSNDFTDSLAQTEYFDAGSPARIVVFSHTHAAKITVSTNAAGQKVIYANSGSWRDSAPDYPVNTYLIITPAKEETATTVSLYQYSADGTTTLLQQETLAD, encoded by the coding sequence TTGAAAAAAAGTGTATCTATTTTGTTGAGCGTTGTGATGGCGCTGGGTTTGGCGTGCTTTTCGGGGTGCCAAACCGCACCGAAATCCGAAAGAACCGACATTGTAGTGATCAGTGATCTGCATCTGTATGTGGACGACACTTATGAGAGAACCGAATATGACCAGCAGGTTATTGCGGACTTTTTGGAAATGATCAGAACATCCGAGACGGTTGCGGAACTGGTGATCAACGGTGATTTATTCGATCAGTGGGTCGTTCCGCTGGACTACGAAATTTCCGACATGGCCTCGTTTGACGATTTGATTGCGGCAAACAATCAGGTGATTGTGGATGCGATCAACGCAATCATCACCGACGGTGAGATCAAGGTGACTTTTGTGCCCGGCAACCACGACATGACCTTTGACGCGCAGGAAGCCGAACGGGTGTTCCCCGGCATCAATCAGGCGCGGGATGCCGTGGGCTTGGGTACTTATACGGCGATGGGCGGCGAAATCGCGATCGAACACGGAGATCGGTATAATTTCGTTTGTGGCCCGGACCCCATCTCAAACCGTGATATCACACAAAGCGATTCGATTGTGCCCGTCGGGTATTTTTTCACCCGAATCGCAGTGACCTCGGCGCAGGAAAAAGTGACGGTTTCGGCCGATATCGTCCCGCCCATTGCGCAGGATATGATTGACCAGTCGCAGATGAACCGATATTTTAACTACATGAGCTGGGCGGCTGTTTTATCGCAGCTTCCGCTTTCGGAGTATTATGCCGACAAGATCATTAAGACCAATTTCGACGGCTATACCGACACCTATGCAATTGCCGACCTGCTGCCTTATCTGACCGAAGACGGCACAATCGAGGCAAATTTATACGGCGACGTCGCCGACAACTGGGCCGAACGTCAGCAACTGAACAATGTGGCCGTGCCCATCGACGTTGTCACTGCTATGATGAACGCCGGTTCGAATGATTTTACCGACTCGTTGGCACAAACCGAGTATTTTGATGCGGGTTCACCGGCGAGAATCGTGGTATTCAGCCACACGCACGCCGCCAAGATCACCGTTTCGACCAATGCGGCCGGTCAGAAAGTGATCTATGCCAACAGCGGTTCATGGCGGGATAGCGCACCCGATTATCCGGTGAACACCTATCTGATTATCACACCGGCAAAGGAAGAAACGGCAACCACGGTGAGTTTGTATCAGTATTCGGCTGACGGCACGACAACACTTTTACAGCAAGAGACCCTCGCAGACTAA